A section of the Vibrio vulnificus CMCP6 genome encodes:
- a CDS encoding FAD-dependent oxidoreductase, translated as MSQNVYQFIDVQRVDPAKKPLQIRKIEFVEIYEPFTKQQATAQADRCLDCGNPYCEWKCPVHNYIPQWLKLANEGRILEAVELSHQTNSLPEVCGRVCPQDRLCEGSCTLNDDFGAVTIGNIEKYITDKAFEMGWKPDMSKVEWTDKKVAIIGAGPAGLAAADILVRNGVKPVVFDRYPEIGGLLTFGIPSFKLEKGVMENRRRIFSEMGVEFRMNVEVGKDVQMQELLEEYDAVFLGVGTYKYMRAGLENEDASGVYDALPFLISNTYKVMGLEHDQPFIDMAGKNVVVLGGGDTAMDCVRTSIRQGAANVVCAYRRDEENMPGSRREVKNAKEEGVNFMFNLQPLSIDVDTRGQVTGVKVVQTALGEPDEAGRRRPEPVAGSEHVLPADVVIMAFGFQPHQMSWLEPYGVELDQWGRIKAAAKQTYQFQTSNEKIFAGGDAVRGSDLVVTAIDEGRKAAEGILDYLEL; from the coding sequence ATGAGCCAGAATGTATACCAGTTTATCGATGTTCAACGTGTCGATCCTGCTAAGAAGCCGCTGCAGATTCGCAAGATCGAGTTCGTCGAAATCTACGAACCCTTTACTAAACAGCAAGCGACCGCTCAAGCGGATCGCTGCTTAGATTGTGGTAACCCTTATTGTGAATGGAAGTGCCCGGTACACAACTACATCCCTCAGTGGCTAAAACTGGCCAATGAAGGACGAATTTTGGAAGCGGTCGAGCTTTCACATCAGACCAACAGCTTGCCGGAAGTGTGTGGCCGAGTTTGCCCTCAAGACCGACTGTGTGAAGGCTCTTGCACATTAAATGACGACTTTGGTGCCGTCACCATCGGTAATATTGAAAAATACATCACCGACAAAGCCTTTGAGATGGGCTGGAAGCCAGACATGTCCAAAGTCGAATGGACAGATAAGAAAGTGGCCATCATTGGCGCGGGCCCTGCAGGTCTCGCGGCGGCTGATATTTTGGTGCGCAATGGGGTCAAACCCGTTGTCTTCGACCGCTACCCAGAGATCGGTGGGCTACTGACGTTTGGTATTCCGTCTTTCAAACTGGAAAAAGGGGTGATGGAAAACCGCCGCCGCATTTTCAGCGAAATGGGGGTTGAGTTCCGCATGAACGTCGAAGTCGGTAAAGATGTACAGATGCAAGAACTGCTGGAAGAGTATGATGCCGTGTTCCTTGGCGTCGGCACCTACAAATACATGCGTGCTGGTTTGGAGAATGAGGATGCCTCCGGCGTGTATGACGCCCTGCCTTTTTTGATTTCCAACACTTACAAAGTAATGGGCCTTGAACACGACCAGCCTTTCATCGATATGGCGGGCAAAAATGTTGTCGTGCTTGGTGGCGGTGATACCGCGATGGACTGTGTTCGTACTTCTATCCGCCAAGGCGCTGCCAATGTCGTTTGTGCCTATCGTCGCGATGAAGAGAACATGCCAGGCTCACGTCGTGAAGTGAAAAACGCCAAAGAGGAAGGGGTGAACTTTATGTTTAACCTGCAACCTCTGTCGATTGACGTGGACACTCGCGGACAAGTGACGGGCGTGAAAGTGGTGCAGACTGCGTTAGGTGAGCCCGATGAGGCAGGCCGCCGTCGTCCCGAACCTGTGGCAGGCAGTGAGCATGTGTTACCTGCCGATGTGGTGATCATGGCCTTTGGCTTCCAACCCCATCAAATGAGTTGGTTGGAGCCTTATGGAGTTGAGCTCGACCAATGGGGTCGCATCAAAGCTGCTGCGAAACAGACTTACCAATTCCAAACCAGCAATGAGAAGATTTTTGCCGGTGGTGATGCGGTGCGTGGTTCCGATTTGGTGGTGACGGCGATTGATGAAGGCCGTAAAGCCGCGGAAGGCATATTAGATTATCTCGAACTCTAA
- a CDS encoding DUF1499 domain-containing protein, whose protein sequence is MKKLILTICATLALTACSNGAYTMTDRTSQPCGNKPNCVSTQDERASFQLDPFKLTSNATLDQIEQVALELPGAKVADKTEHYLRVECTSRLFRFVDDLELKIVDGQLLVRSESRVGYSDLGVNRKRAEQLRSLLTEAGFIK, encoded by the coding sequence ATGAAAAAACTCATTTTAACGATTTGCGCCACCTTAGCCCTGACCGCTTGCAGCAATGGAGCTTACACAATGACCGATCGAACTTCTCAGCCTTGTGGCAATAAACCCAACTGTGTGTCGACACAAGATGAGCGCGCGAGTTTCCAACTCGACCCTTTTAAGCTCACATCCAACGCCACCTTAGATCAAATAGAGCAAGTTGCCCTTGAACTTCCTGGCGCAAAAGTGGCGGATAAAACGGAACACTACTTAAGAGTAGAATGCACCTCACGACTGTTTCGCTTTGTTGATGATCTTGAACTCAAAATCGTCGATGGCCAATTGCTCGTCCGTTCAGAGTCACGCGTTGGTTACTCCGATCTTGGCGTCAATCGCAAGCGCGCAGAGCAATTAAGAAGCTTACTGACTGAGGCGGGTTTCATTAAGTAA
- the mtnN gene encoding 5'-methylthioadenosine/S-adenosylhomocysteine nucleosidase gives MKVGIIGAMQQEVAILKEAMTNAQTVNKAGCTFYSGQINGVEVVLLQSGIGKVAAAIGTTILLDEYQPDMVLNTGSAGGFDSSLNLGDVVISTEVRHHDADVTAFGYEMGQMAGQPAAFLADEKLMNLAEKALEQMDGQHAVRGLICTGDAFVCTAERQAFIRQHFPSVIAVEMEASAIAQTCYQFKVPFVVVRAISDVADKESPMSFEEFLPLAAKSSSEMVFKMLELLK, from the coding sequence ATGAAAGTCGGTATTATCGGTGCCATGCAACAAGAAGTGGCCATCCTTAAAGAAGCAATGACCAACGCACAAACCGTAAATAAAGCAGGTTGCACCTTCTATTCAGGTCAAATCAATGGTGTTGAGGTTGTGCTACTGCAATCCGGCATTGGTAAAGTTGCTGCCGCGATTGGCACCACTATCCTTCTCGATGAATATCAACCTGATATGGTGCTCAACACCGGTTCTGCAGGTGGTTTTGATTCCAGCTTAAATCTTGGTGATGTGGTCATTTCGACTGAAGTCCGTCATCACGATGCTGACGTGACGGCATTTGGCTATGAAATGGGCCAAATGGCAGGTCAACCAGCCGCTTTCCTCGCTGATGAAAAATTGATGAACTTGGCTGAAAAAGCGTTAGAGCAAATGGATGGACAACACGCGGTTCGTGGTCTCATCTGTACTGGTGATGCATTCGTTTGTACCGCTGAGCGTCAAGCCTTTATCCGTCAACACTTCCCATCCGTGATTGCAGTTGAAATGGAAGCGTCTGCGATTGCACAAACTTGTTACCAATTCAAAGTGCCGTTTGTAGTCGTACGTGCAATTTCAGATGTGGCAGACAAAGAATCACCAATGAGCTTTGAAGAGTTCTTACCTTTGGCAGCCAAGAGCTCGTCAGAAATGGTCTTCAAAATGTTGGAACTGCTGAAGTAA
- a CDS encoding cobalamin biosynthesis family protein, whose protein sequence is MTELFDQLYANGALLILWGALLFHLIIPIPRSSHPVTLWHKFAQLLADKVNTQQSYQQSLISGHLALLLMLFPCLAVLFALKPLVWQPQLFELALLLLALDWRSNESLAKALIRAMANEDKAAARSLLAPYLNRETTTLSQLGIGKAAAETLIMGYGRNVVGVLFWFALSGGIGALMYRLTIELARAWSPSRANYAPFGVATVRFAAVLDFIPLRLFAVMILLGQHTGQTWQGMRQQVASWPLPGPAWLLCAVGNKLQLSLGGPAIYQGKRAERAKIGGRIAPSALHIDQLQHLLARRILVWILLQSLLMGLIYQGI, encoded by the coding sequence ATGACAGAGCTGTTTGATCAACTCTATGCCAACGGTGCGCTCCTCATTCTTTGGGGAGCGTTACTGTTCCATCTCATTATCCCGATTCCACGCTCCTCTCATCCCGTCACACTCTGGCACAAATTTGCACAGCTGTTGGCAGATAAAGTCAATACCCAACAAAGCTATCAACAAAGCCTCATCTCAGGCCATTTAGCGTTATTGTTGATGCTGTTTCCTTGTTTAGCGGTCCTGTTTGCTTTAAAACCCTTGGTTTGGCAACCGCAGCTATTTGAACTTGCATTGCTGCTGTTGGCGCTAGATTGGCGCAGTAACGAGAGCCTCGCCAAAGCGCTGATTCGTGCTATGGCTAATGAGGATAAAGCTGCGGCAAGAAGCCTATTGGCCCCCTACCTCAATCGAGAAACCACCACCCTCTCCCAACTTGGTATCGGCAAAGCCGCTGCAGAGACCTTGATCATGGGATATGGGAGAAATGTCGTTGGCGTTCTCTTTTGGTTTGCGCTTTCAGGCGGCATTGGGGCATTGATGTATCGCCTCACGATTGAACTAGCAAGAGCCTGGTCACCAAGTCGCGCCAACTATGCGCCATTTGGTGTGGCCACCGTGCGATTCGCCGCAGTACTGGATTTTATTCCGCTGCGTTTATTTGCCGTTATGATCCTGCTTGGTCAACACACAGGTCAAACATGGCAAGGCATGCGTCAACAAGTCGCTTCTTGGCCATTGCCGGGTCCGGCTTGGTTACTGTGTGCCGTAGGCAACAAGCTGCAACTCTCTTTGGGAGGGCCAGCGATTTATCAAGGTAAAAGAGCCGAAAGAGCCAAAATTGGTGGACGCATTGCGCCCTCCGCTTTGCATATTGATCAGCTACAACATTTATTAGCACGTAGGATCCTAGTTTGGATTTTGCTTCAGAGCCTACTTATGGGGCTTATTTATCAAGGGATATGA
- the btuF gene encoding vitamin B12 ABC transporter substrate-binding protein BtuF, which yields MMKTLSSLLLLFSVSLQAAPIERVISLAPHATEIAYAAGLGDKLIAVSEMSDYPEAAKKLEKVSNYKGINLEKIITLKPDLIIAWPAGNPAKELEKLEQFGFKIYYSQTKSLKDIGDNIEQLSQYSDDPQIGLNNARDYRTHLEALRAKYQNLPKTRYFYQLSDTPIITVAGQNWPTEVFRFCGGENVFDGASAPYPQVSIEQVILKRPQAMFVSPHAIQNNGMWSPWVEEIPALKNAHFWQLDADWLNRPTPRTLLAIEQVCEHFASIEQKR from the coding sequence ATGATGAAAACTCTCTCTTCACTTCTTCTACTGTTTTCGGTCAGTTTACAAGCAGCCCCCATTGAACGCGTCATCAGCTTGGCACCACACGCCACCGAGATCGCGTACGCAGCAGGGCTTGGAGATAAACTGATTGCCGTTAGCGAGATGAGCGATTATCCAGAGGCAGCAAAAAAGTTAGAGAAAGTCTCCAACTACAAGGGGATTAACCTAGAGAAAATCATCACTTTAAAACCGGATTTGATCATCGCATGGCCGGCGGGTAACCCTGCAAAAGAGTTAGAAAAACTCGAGCAGTTTGGCTTTAAGATCTACTACTCACAAACCAAATCACTTAAAGATATTGGCGATAACATTGAACAACTCAGTCAATACAGTGATGATCCGCAAATCGGCCTAAACAATGCTCGAGATTACCGAACTCATCTCGAAGCACTAAGAGCAAAGTACCAAAATCTCCCTAAAACCCGCTACTTCTACCAACTCAGCGACACGCCGATCATCACCGTTGCTGGCCAAAACTGGCCTACAGAGGTCTTTCGTTTTTGTGGCGGTGAGAATGTGTTTGATGGCGCATCAGCACCTTATCCTCAAGTCAGTATTGAGCAGGTGATTCTAAAAAGACCCCAAGCCATGTTCGTTTCTCCTCACGCGATTCAAAATAACGGCATGTGGAGCCCTTGGGTTGAGGAGATTCCAGCATTAAAAAATGCGCATTTTTGGCAGCTCGATGCAGATTGGTTAAACCGACCAACCCCTCGCACCTTACTGGCGATTGAACAAGTCTGTGAGCACTTTGCCAGCATCGAGCAAAAACGCTAA
- a CDS encoding TRIC cation channel family protein — MDSMLLYFIDLFGTAVFAVSGVLLAGRLKMDPFGVVVLGSVTAIGGGTIRDMALGATPVFWIKDTTYLWVIIVTCLLTMLVVRRPKRLAWWILPVCDAIGLAVFVGIGVEKALAYQDSAMVAVIMGVITGCGGGIIRDVLAREIPMVLRSEVYATACLVGGIFHTSALSLGYDHSTALLAGVFSTLIIRLGAIRWHLSLPTFALNK; from the coding sequence ATGGACTCCATGCTGCTGTATTTTATCGATTTATTTGGCACCGCTGTTTTTGCTGTTTCCGGCGTTCTCTTGGCTGGACGGTTAAAGATGGATCCTTTTGGTGTGGTTGTATTAGGCAGCGTGACCGCGATTGGTGGTGGCACTATTCGCGATATGGCCTTGGGCGCAACCCCCGTCTTTTGGATCAAGGACACCACCTATCTTTGGGTTATCATCGTTACCTGTCTGTTGACAATGCTCGTTGTGCGCCGACCTAAGCGCTTAGCGTGGTGGATATTACCCGTCTGCGATGCCATTGGCTTGGCGGTATTTGTTGGGATCGGTGTCGAGAAAGCCCTCGCCTATCAAGATTCAGCGATGGTCGCGGTGATCATGGGCGTCATTACCGGCTGTGGTGGCGGTATTATTCGCGATGTGTTAGCGCGTGAGATTCCAATGGTGCTGCGAAGTGAAGTGTATGCGACTGCCTGTCTTGTTGGTGGGATATTCCACACATCTGCCCTAAGCCTTGGCTATGATCACTCTACAGCCTTATTGGCAGGTGTGTTTTCGACCTTGATCATCCGCTTGGGCGCCATTCGCTGGCATTTATCATTGCCTACATTTGCACTAAATAAATAA
- a CDS encoding LysR family transcriptional regulator: MLLEGIETLLVLHKEKTMSRTGSQLYISQSAVSKRIANLEKKLGKKLIEPDGRHIRLTADAQALIKSIEPSFNELRGQIYDQQLIEDNALIKIDCSETLLAGYLNNAMEALYQQDRHLSLTTNHTPRIVEHVQSGKATLGFCAGYLPPNHGLMTFHLFDESFSIISKYPLTELPKAIITNDLNNPANTYQLAALSAVGVTPLMQMDSYTASAQLAVGGMAPALVPKSVINALRIEPQYCYHFDELSHLTRPVTICCRAKSHQNSRVKTVITTIADAVAKVV; encoded by the coding sequence ATGTTACTCGAAGGCATTGAAACCTTATTGGTTCTGCATAAAGAAAAGACCATGAGTCGCACCGGCAGTCAGCTCTATATTAGTCAATCTGCTGTCAGTAAACGCATTGCGAATCTTGAGAAAAAGCTTGGGAAGAAACTGATTGAGCCTGATGGACGTCATATTCGTTTAACCGCTGACGCTCAAGCCTTAATAAAGAGTATTGAACCGAGTTTTAATGAGCTGCGTGGGCAGATCTACGATCAGCAACTTATCGAAGATAATGCATTGATTAAAATCGATTGTTCAGAAACGCTACTGGCGGGTTATTTGAACAATGCGATGGAAGCACTGTATCAGCAGGATCGTCACCTTTCCTTGACCACCAACCACACACCTAGGATTGTGGAACACGTTCAGTCAGGCAAAGCCACACTCGGATTTTGCGCCGGCTATTTACCGCCAAATCATGGGCTGATGACCTTTCACCTTTTTGATGAATCTTTTAGCATCATTAGTAAGTACCCACTAACTGAGCTACCAAAAGCAATCATAACCAATGACCTCAACAATCCCGCCAATACCTATCAACTGGCTGCATTGTCAGCGGTGGGTGTGACGCCCTTGATGCAAATGGACTCTTACACCGCGTCAGCCCAGCTCGCCGTGGGTGGAATGGCCCCCGCCCTAGTGCCGAAATCCGTGATTAACGCATTACGAATAGAGCCACAGTATTGCTATCACTTTGACGAGCTTAGCCATCTCACTCGTCCGGTGACGATATGTTGCCGCGCCAAAAGTCATCAAAACAGCCGAGTTAAAACAGTGATAACAACCATTGCTGATGCTGTTGCCAAAGTAGTTTAG
- a CDS encoding TSUP family transporter, with the protein MDITIEMLAALFFVASVAGFIDAMAGGGGLLTLPALLASGLSPTQALATNKLQSSFGSFSASLYFVRNGIVSLKEMKVAIACTFIGAAIGAELVQVIDASVLTSLIPVLLIAISLYFLLAPPTRNTGGQPKLSEAMFALSVGGGVGFYDGFFGPGTGSIFTVCFVVLGQFSLVEATARTKVLNFTSNIAALLFFVLAGLPVWKVGLVMAVGGFIGARLGAKVVVTKGHKWIRPLVIVMSMAMASKLLWQQHQQWLLSLF; encoded by the coding sequence TTGGACATAACGATTGAGATGTTGGCAGCACTGTTCTTTGTTGCTTCTGTGGCTGGTTTTATTGATGCCATGGCGGGTGGTGGTGGACTGCTCACTCTTCCTGCGTTGTTGGCTTCAGGGTTGAGCCCAACACAAGCATTGGCGACCAATAAGTTGCAAAGCTCATTCGGCAGTTTCTCAGCCAGCTTATATTTTGTCCGTAATGGCATCGTTAGTTTAAAAGAGATGAAAGTCGCCATCGCATGCACCTTTATAGGGGCGGCCATCGGGGCAGAGCTTGTTCAAGTGATTGATGCCAGCGTGCTAACCAGCTTGATTCCCGTGCTGCTAATCGCGATTTCGCTCTATTTTTTACTCGCGCCGCCCACCCGCAATACAGGGGGACAGCCAAAGTTATCCGAGGCGATGTTTGCACTGTCGGTCGGTGGTGGTGTTGGTTTCTATGATGGTTTTTTTGGCCCGGGAACGGGATCGATCTTTACCGTTTGTTTTGTTGTGCTTGGGCAGTTTTCCCTCGTTGAAGCCACTGCGCGAACCAAGGTGCTCAATTTTACCTCTAACATCGCGGCATTGCTGTTTTTTGTGCTGGCGGGATTGCCAGTCTGGAAAGTGGGCTTAGTGATGGCAGTGGGGGGCTTTATTGGTGCGCGCTTGGGGGCAAAAGTGGTGGTGACCAAAGGACACAAATGGATCCGTCCTCTGGTCATTGTGATGTCGATGGCAATGGCTTCTAAACTACTTTGGCAACAGCATCAGCAATGGTTGTTATCACTGTTTTAA
- the carB gene encoding carbamoyl-phosphate synthase large subunit → MPKRTDIQSILILGAGPIVIGQACEFDYSGAQACKALREEGYRVILVNSNPATIMTDPDMADATYIEPIQWEVVRKIIEKERPDAVLPTMGGQTALNCALALEKHGVLAEFGVEMIGATADAIDKAEDRSRFDKAMKSIGLECPRADTAKTMEEAYKVLDMVGFPCIIRPSFTMGGTGGGIAYNKEEFEEICRRGLDLSPTNELLIDESLIGWKEYEMEVVRDKADNCIIVCSIENFDPMGIHTGDSITVAPAQTLTDKEYQLMRNASLAVLREIGVETGGSNVQFGINPKDGRMVIIEMNPRVSRSSALASKATGFPIAKIAAKLAVGFTLDELQNDITGGATPASFEPTIDYVVTKIPRFNFEKFAGANDRLTTQMKSVGEVMAIGRNQQESLHKALRGLEVGATGFDEMVDLDSPDALTKIRHELKEAGAERIWYIADAFRAGMSVDGVFNLTNIDRWFLVQIEEIVKLEEQVKAGGFAGLTQDVLRQMKRKGFSDARLSKLLGVAESEIRRLRDQFDIHPVYKRVDTCAAEFSSDTAYMYSSYDDECEANPTDKEKIMVLGGGPNRIGQGIEFDYCCVHASLALREDGYETIMVNCNPETVSTDYDTSDRLYFEPVTLEDVLAIARVEKPKGVIVQYGGQTPLKLARALEAAGVPIIGTSPDAIDRAEDRERFQQAVDRLGLLQPENATVTTMEQAVEKSREIGFPLVVRPSYVLGGRAMEIVYDEQDLRRYFNEAVSVSNESPVLLDRFLDDAIEVDIDAICDGERVVIGGIMEHIEQAGVHSGDSACSLPAYTLSQEIQDKMREQVEKLAFELGVRGLMNTQFAVKDNEVYLIEVNPRAARTVPFVSKATGAPLAKIAARVMAGQSLESQGFTKEIIPPYYSVKEVVLPFNKFPGVDPLLGPEMRSTGEVMGVGATFAEAYAKAELGCGNVYPEGGRALLSVREGDKQRVVDLASKLLKLGYKLDATHGTAVILGEAGINPRLVNKVHEGRPHILDRIKNNEYTYIVNTAAGRQAIEDSKVLRRGALAEKVNYTTTLNAAFATCMSHTADAKASVTSVQELHAQVQASLKA, encoded by the coding sequence ATGCCAAAACGTACTGACATTCAAAGCATTCTTATCCTAGGTGCTGGTCCAATTGTTATCGGTCAGGCTTGTGAGTTTGACTACTCAGGCGCACAAGCATGTAAAGCGCTACGTGAAGAAGGTTACCGAGTTATCCTAGTAAACTCGAACCCAGCGACCATCATGACAGACCCAGATATGGCGGATGCGACCTACATCGAGCCAATTCAATGGGAAGTGGTACGCAAGATTATCGAAAAAGAGCGTCCAGATGCGGTTCTACCAACCATGGGTGGTCAGACGGCTCTAAACTGTGCGCTTGCGCTTGAAAAGCACGGCGTGCTAGCGGAATTTGGCGTAGAAATGATCGGTGCAACTGCTGATGCCATCGATAAAGCGGAAGACCGTTCGCGTTTCGACAAAGCGATGAAATCTATCGGCCTAGAGTGTCCTCGTGCTGATACGGCGAAGACCATGGAAGAAGCGTACAAAGTGCTCGATATGGTTGGCTTCCCATGTATCATCCGCCCGTCATTCACCATGGGTGGTACGGGGGGGGGTATCGCGTACAACAAAGAAGAGTTCGAAGAAATCTGTCGCCGTGGTCTTGACCTGTCGCCAACCAATGAACTGCTTATCGATGAATCTTTGATCGGTTGGAAAGAGTACGAAATGGAAGTGGTTCGCGACAAAGCGGACAACTGTATCATCGTATGTTCAATCGAAAACTTCGACCCAATGGGCATCCACACCGGTGACTCTATCACCGTGGCACCGGCTCAAACGCTGACAGATAAAGAATACCAACTGATGCGTAATGCGTCGCTAGCGGTACTTCGTGAAATCGGTGTAGAGACAGGTGGTTCAAACGTGCAGTTTGGTATCAACCCGAAAGATGGCCGTATGGTTATCATCGAGATGAACCCACGTGTATCGCGCTCTTCTGCTCTAGCGTCAAAAGCGACAGGTTTCCCTATTGCGAAGATTGCAGCGAAACTAGCCGTTGGCTTCACGCTTGATGAGCTACAAAATGACATCACTGGTGGTGCGACGCCAGCATCATTTGAACCGACCATCGACTACGTAGTGACTAAGATTCCTCGTTTCAACTTCGAGAAATTTGCCGGTGCTAACGACCGTTTGACGACGCAAATGAAGTCAGTTGGTGAAGTGATGGCCATTGGCCGTAACCAACAAGAATCACTGCACAAAGCGCTGCGCGGTCTAGAAGTGGGCGCGACTGGTTTTGATGAGATGGTTGATCTTGATTCACCAGATGCACTGACCAAAATTCGCCACGAGCTGAAAGAAGCGGGCGCTGAGCGTATTTGGTACATTGCCGATGCATTCCGTGCGGGTATGTCAGTTGATGGTGTGTTTAACCTAACTAACATCGATCGCTGGTTCCTGGTTCAAATCGAAGAGATTGTGAAGCTGGAAGAGCAAGTGAAAGCGGGTGGTTTTGCTGGTTTAACTCAAGATGTGCTTCGTCAAATGAAGCGTAAAGGTTTCTCCGACGCTCGCCTATCAAAACTACTCGGCGTGGCTGAAAGTGAAATCCGTCGTCTACGTGACCAATTCGACATCCACCCTGTATACAAGCGTGTTGATACCTGTGCGGCAGAATTCTCATCGGATACGGCTTACATGTACTCATCTTATGATGATGAGTGTGAAGCGAACCCAACCGATAAAGAAAAGATCATGGTTCTGGGCGGTGGTCCAAACCGTATCGGTCAAGGTATTGAGTTTGACTACTGCTGTGTACACGCTTCGCTAGCGCTACGTGAAGATGGTTACGAGACCATCATGGTGAACTGTAACCCAGAAACCGTATCAACCGACTACGACACTTCAGACCGTCTCTACTTTGAACCGGTTACTCTAGAAGATGTGTTGGCGATTGCTCGTGTTGAAAAGCCAAAAGGCGTGATCGTGCAGTACGGTGGTCAAACTCCACTGAAACTGGCGCGTGCGCTAGAAGCGGCGGGTGTACCAATTATCGGTACTAGCCCTGATGCCATCGACCGTGCGGAAGACCGTGAGCGTTTCCAACAAGCGGTTGACCGCTTAGGCCTGCTACAGCCAGAGAACGCAACCGTAACCACCATGGAGCAAGCGGTTGAGAAGTCGCGTGAAATTGGCTTCCCATTGGTCGTTCGTCCATCTTACGTACTGGGTGGCCGCGCTATGGAAATCGTTTATGACGAGCAAGACCTACGCCGCTACTTCAACGAAGCGGTTAGCGTGTCGAACGAATCACCGGTTCTACTGGATCGCTTCCTAGACGATGCAATTGAAGTCGATATCGACGCTATCTGTGACGGTGAGCGCGTGGTGATTGGCGGTATCATGGAGCACATCGAGCAAGCGGGTGTTCACTCAGGTGACTCAGCATGTTCACTGCCTGCTTACACGTTAAGCCAAGAAATCCAAGACAAGATGCGTGAGCAAGTTGAAAAGCTGGCATTTGAGTTGGGCGTTCGTGGCCTAATGAACACGCAGTTTGCCGTAAAAGACAACGAAGTGTACCTCATCGAAGTGAACCCTCGTGCTGCACGTACCGTTCCATTCGTATCGAAAGCGACCGGTGCACCACTTGCGAAAATCGCAGCACGTGTTATGGCTGGTCAGTCTCTGGAATCGCAAGGTTTCACCAAAGAGATTATTCCTCCTTACTACTCGGTAAAAGAAGTGGTTCTGCCATTTAACAAGTTCCCTGGCGTTGACCCACTATTGGGCCCTGAAATGCGCTCAACGGGTGAAGTGATGGGTGTAGGTGCAACTTTTGCTGAAGCGTATGCGAAAGCAGAACTGGGTTGTGGCAATGTGTATCCTGAAGGTGGTCGTGCGCTGCTTTCGGTACGCGAAGGCGACAAGCAACGTGTGGTTGACCTAGCGTCTAAATTACTGAAACTAGGGTACAAGCTGGATGCGACACACGGTACGGCAGTGATCTTAGGTGAAGCGGGCATCAACCCACGTCTAGTAAACAAAGTGCACGAAGGTCGTCCTCACATTCTTGACCGCATCAAGAACAACGAATACACCTACATCGTGAACACGGCGGCTGGTCGTCAAGCGATTGAAGATTCGAAAGTTCTACGCCGTGGCGCACTTGCAGAAAAAGTGAACTACACCACGACACTTAACGCGGCATTTGCGACCTGTATGTCTCATACGGCGGACGCGAAAGCAAGCGTGACGTCGGTACAGGAACTGCACGCGCAAGTGCAAGCGAGTTTGAAAGCGTAA